A genomic region of Janthinobacterium lividum contains the following coding sequences:
- the cheY gene encoding chemotaxis response regulator CheY, translated as MADPKMKFLVVDDFSTMRRIVRNLLKELGYANVDEAEDGVMGLAKLRAESYDFVVSDWNMPNMDGLTMLQHIRADPALAKLPVLMVTAEAKKENIIAAAQAGASGYVVKPFTAATLDEKLNKIFEKLEKAGA; from the coding sequence ATGGCTGATCCAAAGATGAAATTTTTAGTCGTTGACGATTTTTCGACGATGCGCCGCATTGTCCGGAATCTGTTGAAGGAACTGGGTTATGCCAACGTCGATGAGGCGGAAGACGGCGTGATGGGCCTGGCCAAGCTGCGCGCGGAATCGTACGATTTCGTCGTTTCGGACTGGAACATGCCAAACATGGATGGCCTGACGATGCTGCAGCATATCCGCGCCGATCCGGCACTGGCCAAGCTGCCCGTGCTGATGGTGACCGCCGAAGCGAAAAAAGAAAACATCATCGCCGCCGCGCAAGCTGGCGCCAGCGGTTATGTCGTCAAGCCGTTCACGGCCGCGACCCTCGATGAAAAGCTGAACAAGATTTTCGAGAAGCTGGAAAAAGCCGGCGCTTAA
- a CDS encoding segregation and condensation protein A — protein sequence MLPEESAVTPEVDAPGAGAVIESPQPVAEGDGSGDPATKVTDAAPAADPLGIARLYGEPMMRMPTDLYIPPDALEIFLEAFEGPLDLLLYLIRKQNFNILDIPMAQVTLQYLKYVDQIRVRNLELAAEYLLMAAMLIEIKSRMLLPSRKSDVEEDGGDPRAELVRRLLEYEQIKLAAYDLNAIPQFERDFVRTQIFIEQSLTPTWPDVEPVDLQQAWLDVLKRAKLTQHHRISRQELSVREHMSSILRHLQSSRFVEFSELFDIAGGVPVVVVNFVALLELAKETLIEITQAEPFAPIYVRLAYSPA from the coding sequence ATGTTGCCTGAAGAGTCTGCAGTCACGCCGGAAGTCGATGCTCCCGGCGCCGGCGCAGTCATCGAGTCGCCCCAACCTGTCGCTGAAGGCGACGGCAGCGGCGACCCTGCAACAAAGGTAACGGACGCGGCGCCCGCCGCCGACCCGCTGGGCATCGCCCGCCTGTATGGCGAGCCGATGATGCGCATGCCGACGGATTTGTACATTCCGCCGGACGCGCTGGAAATCTTCCTCGAAGCCTTCGAAGGCCCGCTCGACTTGCTGCTCTACCTGATCCGCAAGCAAAACTTCAACATTCTCGATATTCCGATGGCGCAGGTAACCCTGCAATATCTGAAATATGTAGACCAGATCCGCGTGCGTAACCTGGAACTGGCCGCAGAATACCTGTTGATGGCGGCCATGCTGATCGAGATCAAGTCGCGCATGCTCTTGCCTTCGCGCAAGAGCGACGTCGAGGAAGATGGCGGCGACCCCCGTGCCGAACTGGTACGCCGCCTGCTCGAGTACGAGCAGATCAAGCTGGCCGCCTACGACCTGAATGCCATCCCGCAGTTCGAGCGCGATTTCGTGCGCACGCAGATTTTCATCGAGCAAAGCCTGACGCCCACCTGGCCCGACGTGGAACCGGTGGACTTGCAGCAGGCGTGGCTCGACGTGCTGAAACGCGCCAAGCTGACCCAGCATCACCGCATCAGCCGCCAGGAACTGTCCGTGCGCGAGCACATGTCGAGCATCCTGCGCCACTTGCAATCGTCGCGCTTCGTCGAATTCAGCGAGCTGTTCGACATTGCCGGCGGCGTGCCCGTGGTGGTGGTCAACTTCGTGGCCCTGCTGGAACTGGCCAAGGAAACCCTGATCGAAATCACGCAGGCAGAACCGTTTGCCCCCATCTACGTCCGGCTGGCGTATTCGCCCGCCTGA
- the cheD gene encoding chemoreceptor glutamine deamidase CheD, giving the protein MSLESKEQFATNVYYDRTFNCDAAKILPGEYYFTNKDMLIVTVLGSCVSACIRDRVTGLGGMNHFMLPDGGSDPNSPISASMRYGTYAMEILINDLLKAGARRENMEAKVFGGGAVLRGFTAINVGERNAAFVINYLKAEKMRVVAEDLNDIHPRKVYFFPRSGKVLVKKLMQTHNDTLVRRELDYASRLKVAPVGGEVELF; this is encoded by the coding sequence ATGAGCCTGGAATCCAAAGAGCAATTTGCCACTAACGTCTATTACGACAGGACGTTCAATTGTGACGCCGCCAAGATCTTGCCTGGTGAGTATTACTTTACCAACAAGGACATGCTGATCGTCACCGTGCTCGGCTCCTGCGTCTCGGCCTGCATCCGCGACCGCGTCACGGGCCTGGGCGGCATGAACCACTTCATGCTGCCCGATGGCGGCAGCGATCCGAATAGCCCGATTTCAGCGTCGATGCGCTATGGCACCTACGCCATGGAAATCCTGATCAACGATTTGCTGAAGGCCGGCGCGCGGCGCGAGAACATGGAAGCGAAAGTGTTCGGCGGCGGCGCCGTGCTGCGCGGCTTCACGGCGATCAACGTGGGTGAGCGCAATGCGGCCTTCGTCATCAATTACCTGAAGGCGGAAAAGATGCGCGTGGTGGCGGAAGACCTGAACGACATCCACCCGCGCAAGGTGTATTTTTTCCCCCGCAGCGGCAAGGTGCTGGTGAAAAAGCTGATGCAGACGCATAACGATACGCTGGTACGCCGCGAACTCGATTACGCCAGCCGTTTGAAAGTTGCGCCGGTGGGCGGCGAGGTCGAGTTGTTTTAA
- a CDS encoding DUF3460 family protein — translation MKLPAKHNNYVSDHTLFIAELKAKNPGMEAGQQAGRALLWDKPAVSIDEQERQLASAVKQQAYVYQNKN, via the coding sequence ATGAAACTGCCTGCAAAACACAACAACTACGTATCCGACCACACCTTGTTCATCGCTGAGCTGAAGGCCAAGAACCCTGGCATGGAAGCGGGCCAGCAAGCGGGCCGCGCCCTGCTGTGGGACAAGCCGGCCGTCAGCATCGATGAGCAGGAACGCCAGCTGGCGTCGGCCGTCAAGCAACAGGCTTACGTTTACCAGAACAAGAACTAA
- a CDS encoding protein-glutamate methylesterase/protein-glutamine glutaminase: MKIKVLIVDDSALIRSVMTEIVNSQPDMEVVGAAPDPLVAREMIKQTNPDVLTLDVEMPKMDGLDFLEKLMRLRPMPVLMVSSLTERGSEITMRALELGAVDFVTKPKISIQSGMREYTDMIADKIRAASKARIRARTLPSASDKVAAPLPALRSPLTSSEKLIIVGASTGGTEAIREFLMQMPSDCPGILITQHMPEGFTRSFARRLDSLCKISVQEAAGGERVLPGHAYIAPGHSHLTLTRSGANYMTKIDQGEPVNRHRPSVDVLFRSAAQSAGKNAVGVILTGMGKDGAQGMLEMKAAGAYNFAQDEASCVVFGMPREAIAVGATHEVGALTALPGMVLGHLAAHGMRALRV; encoded by the coding sequence ATGAAGATCAAAGTATTGATCGTGGATGATTCGGCCTTGATCCGCAGCGTCATGACGGAAATCGTGAACAGCCAGCCCGACATGGAAGTGGTGGGTGCGGCGCCCGATCCGCTGGTGGCACGCGAGATGATCAAGCAGACCAACCCCGACGTGCTGACCCTCGACGTCGAGATGCCGAAGATGGATGGCCTCGATTTCCTGGAAAAGCTGATGCGCTTGCGTCCGATGCCGGTATTGATGGTGTCGTCGCTGACCGAACGCGGTTCGGAAATCACCATGCGCGCGCTGGAACTGGGCGCCGTCGATTTCGTCACCAAGCCGAAGATCTCCATCCAGAGCGGCATGCGCGAGTACACGGACATGATCGCCGACAAGATCCGCGCCGCCTCGAAGGCGCGCATCCGCGCGCGCACCCTGCCGTCGGCCAGCGACAAGGTGGCTGCACCGCTGCCTGCGCTGCGCAGCCCATTGACGTCGAGCGAAAAGCTGATCATCGTGGGCGCGTCCACAGGCGGCACGGAAGCGATCCGCGAATTTCTCATGCAGATGCCTTCCGATTGCCCCGGCATCCTGATCACGCAGCACATGCCGGAAGGCTTTACGCGCTCGTTTGCGCGCCGCCTCGATTCGCTGTGCAAGATCTCGGTGCAGGAAGCGGCAGGCGGCGAACGGGTACTGCCGGGCCACGCCTATATCGCGCCCGGCCATTCGCACCTGACCCTGACGCGCAGCGGCGCCAATTACATGACCAAGATCGACCAGGGCGAGCCGGTGAACCGCCACCGCCCGTCGGTTGATGTGCTGTTCCGTTCGGCCGCGCAATCGGCCGGTAAAAATGCCGTTGGCGTGATCCTCACCGGCATGGGCAAGGATGGCGCGCAAGGCATGTTGGAGATGAAGGCCGCAGGAGCGTATAATTTTGCGCAGGATGAAGCCAGTTGCGTGGTGTTCGGCATGCCGCGCGAGGCGATCGCTGTCGGTGCTACGCATGAGGTCGGCGCTTTGACGGCGCTGCCTGGCATGGTGCTGGGACACCTGGCTGCGCATGGCATGCGTGCTTTGCGCGTGTAA
- a CDS encoding methyl-accepting chemotaxis protein: MSLRDFKIGTRLGIGFGSILAILVVVIVSANALNYRNKAQLLTGLELASEKNTQASLMKSAMLETGIAMRNIGLQGDVGLMQAEEGKVREQRKLYDGARGKLSSLGLSEGEKALLANIAKVDGDVDAAFKEAMGQVLAFNSEGAAKVIATRIDPLNKTTLADINKLLDLQHVAQQSFMDDSLAADARLMTVLFILGGAAVAIGAWCAIFITRSITVPLSGALAVAQKVAAGELTSRVVVEGKDETSALQQALKDMNESLVQTVSDVRNGTDTITVASREIASGNADLSARTETQASSLEETASSMEELTSTVKQNADNARQANQLAVSASSVAEQGGKVVAQVVDTMGSIKDSSRKIVDIIGVIDGIAFQTNILALNAAVEAARAGEQGRGFAVVASEVRNLAQRSAGAAKEIKGLIGDSVDKVDAGSRLVDEAGQTMGLIVTSIRQVADIMGEITAATQEQSHGIEEVNQAIAQMDQMTQQNAALVEEAAAAAESMQDQAQKLADAVSIFKLDGESAAQAAVPVPAPVVKAAARPAPSVAATARRLATTAQAGTPPPAKKLAAAGGDDWEEF, translated from the coding sequence ATGAGTTTGCGCGATTTCAAGATAGGCACCCGGCTGGGGATAGGTTTTGGCAGCATCCTCGCCATCCTGGTGGTAGTGATCGTTTCGGCGAATGCACTGAATTACCGTAACAAGGCCCAGTTGCTCACGGGCCTGGAGCTGGCAAGCGAAAAGAATACGCAGGCATCGCTGATGAAAAGCGCGATGCTGGAAACCGGTATAGCGATGCGCAATATCGGCCTGCAGGGCGATGTGGGGCTGATGCAGGCGGAAGAGGGCAAGGTGCGCGAGCAGCGCAAGCTGTACGACGGCGCGCGCGGCAAGCTGTCCAGCCTGGGCCTGTCCGAGGGCGAGAAGGCGCTGCTGGCCAATATCGCCAAGGTCGACGGCGATGTCGATGCGGCCTTCAAGGAAGCGATGGGACAGGTGCTGGCGTTTAACAGCGAGGGCGCGGCGAAGGTGATTGCCACCCGCATCGACCCCTTGAACAAGACGACGCTGGCCGATATCAACAAGCTGCTCGACCTGCAGCACGTGGCGCAGCAAAGCTTCATGGACGACTCGCTGGCGGCCGATGCGCGCCTGATGACGGTATTGTTCATCCTGGGCGGCGCGGCGGTGGCGATCGGCGCCTGGTGCGCCATCTTCATCACGCGCTCGATCACGGTGCCGCTGTCTGGCGCACTGGCCGTGGCGCAGAAGGTCGCTGCCGGGGAGCTGACGTCGCGCGTGGTGGTCGAAGGCAAAGATGAAACGAGCGCGCTGCAGCAGGCGCTCAAGGACATGAACGAAAGCCTGGTGCAGACGGTCAGCGATGTGCGCAATGGGACGGACACCATCACCGTGGCGTCGCGCGAGATCGCCAGCGGCAATGCGGACCTGTCGGCGCGCACGGAAACGCAGGCCAGTTCGCTCGAAGAGACGGCATCGTCGATGGAAGAGCTGACGTCGACCGTGAAGCAGAACGCGGACAACGCGCGCCAGGCCAACCAGCTGGCCGTGTCGGCGTCGTCGGTGGCGGAGCAGGGTGGCAAGGTGGTGGCGCAAGTGGTCGATACCATGGGTTCCATCAAGGACAGTTCGCGCAAGATCGTCGACATTATCGGCGTCATCGACGGCATCGCGTTCCAGACGAATATCCTGGCATTGAATGCGGCCGTCGAAGCGGCGCGCGCAGGCGAGCAGGGACGCGGTTTTGCGGTGGTGGCGTCGGAAGTGCGCAATCTGGCGCAACGCTCGGCTGGCGCGGCGAAAGAGATCAAGGGCCTGATCGGCGACTCGGTCGACAAGGTCGATGCCGGCAGCCGCCTGGTGGACGAGGCGGGGCAGACCATGGGCCTGATCGTCACGTCGATCCGGCAGGTAGCCGACATCATGGGCGAGATCACGGCGGCAACGCAGGAACAGAGCCATGGCATCGAAGAGGTCAACCAGGCCATCGCGCAGATGGACCAGATGACGCAGCAAAACGCGGCGCTGGTCGAGGAAGCGGCGGCGGCGGCTGAAAGCATGCAGGACCAGGCGCAGAAACTGGCCGACGCCGTCAGCATCTTCAAGCTCGATGGCGAGAGCGCGGCGCAGGCAGCCGTGCCCGTGCCCGCGCCAGTAGTCAAGGCGGCGGCACGGCCGGCGCCGAGCGTGGCGGCAACGGCACGGCGGTTGGCAACGACGGCGCAAGCCGGCACGCCACCGCCCGCGAAAAAGCTGGCGGCGGCCGGCGGCGACGATTGGGAAGAGTTCTGA
- a CDS encoding CheR family methyltransferase, whose product MPQTKTDSVKEFDFTGKDFERVRAMIYKRAGIALADSKQEMVYSRLARRLRATGISSFVRYLDDLEAGRMGDEWEAFTNALTTNLTSFFREAHHFPLLAEHVKKLSGPITIWCSASSTGEEPYSIAMTVCEAFNTLTPPVTIIATDIDTNVLATAANGVYNLDRLDKMPADRARRFFLRGKGDREGQVRVRPELRQMITFKPLNLLADSWPLTGQFDVIFCRNVMIYFDKATQRKILSRFVPLMKPDALLFAGHSENFLYVSDSLKLRGKTVYELDQPRGAAPKASSHRT is encoded by the coding sequence ATGCCGCAAACTAAAACGGATTCGGTCAAGGAATTTGATTTCACTGGCAAGGACTTCGAACGGGTCCGCGCCATGATTTACAAGCGGGCCGGCATCGCGCTGGCCGACAGCAAGCAGGAGATGGTCTACAGCCGCCTGGCGCGGCGCCTGCGCGCGACCGGCATTTCCTCGTTCGTCCGTTACCTGGACGACCTGGAAGCTGGCCGCATGGGCGACGAGTGGGAAGCGTTCACGAATGCGCTGACGACCAACCTGACGTCGTTCTTCCGCGAGGCGCATCACTTCCCGCTGCTGGCCGAGCATGTGAAAAAACTGAGCGGGCCGATCACCATCTGGTGTTCGGCCAGTTCCACCGGCGAGGAGCCGTATTCGATCGCCATGACGGTGTGCGAGGCGTTCAATACGCTCACGCCGCCGGTCACCATCATCGCCACGGACATCGACACGAACGTGCTGGCCACGGCCGCCAATGGCGTCTACAACCTGGACCGGCTCGACAAGATGCCGGCCGACCGTGCGCGGCGCTTTTTCTTGCGCGGCAAGGGCGATCGCGAGGGACAGGTGCGGGTGCGCCCGGAACTGCGCCAGATGATCACTTTCAAGCCGCTCAACCTGCTGGCCGACAGCTGGCCATTGACAGGCCAGTTCGACGTCATCTTCTGCCGCAACGTGATGATTTATTTTGACAAGGCGACGCAGCGCAAGATCCTGTCGCGCTTTGTGCCGTTGATGAAGCCGGATGCCCTGCTGTTCGCGGGCCATTCGGAGAATTTCCTGTACGTGTCGGATTCATTGAAGCTGCGCGGTAAAACAGTCTATGAGCTCGATCAGCCTCGGGGCGCCGCGCCCAAGGCATCGTCGCATCGTACATGA
- the cheA gene encoding chemotaxis protein CheA, with protein MTIDISQFFQVFFDEAEELLAEKERLLLAVDIAAPDAEDLNAIFRTAHSIKGGASTFGLSDMSEVTHILESLLDRIRQGQMALTAEHVDAFLAAKDILKMQLDGHRLGSAVDQDAVANVRMMLQSFSQDVPVAALTPVAPAFHTAEKAAVSHAGGHRIRLELPAMEPREVDALAAELGLLGDVAVSTLPDARKVLEVTTHESLDDILAICSFVLNPDDMVITQAPPLAPGEADAVRAAQEKAQGYGFFDPLPGAPGAQGQADPGYGFFQPLEDIRAAAGVQSDAEQGYGFFQPLEQIRADAAKAGNASAAAAPVVASAVAEAEQEKKPAKKEGDKAGAESSSIRVSIEKVDQLINLVGELVITQAMIEQRASALDPMLHEKLLDSVSHLTRNTRDLQEAVMSIRMMPMDFVFSRFPRMVRDLATKLGKKVDFITNGAATELDKGLIERIVDPLTHLVRNSIDHGVEMPAARVAAGKTEAGRLFLSASHQGGNIIIEVSDDGAGLNRERILAKAAQQGLDVSETMSDADVWQLIFAPGFSTAEAVTDVSGRGVGMDVVKRNISAMGGVVDIRSAKGFGTTISISLPLTLAILDGMSIRVGDEVYILPLGFVIESLQPAVEDIKDISGKGQVVKVRGEYLPLIPLYQMFDIAPRFTSPSEGICVILETEGRKAALFVDDLVGQQQVVVKNLESNYRKVVGISGATILGDGGVSLILDVAALIRSSRQLADESIFS; from the coding sequence ATGACCATCGATATTAGCCAGTTTTTTCAGGTCTTTTTCGATGAGGCCGAAGAACTGCTGGCTGAAAAAGAACGGCTGCTGCTGGCCGTTGATATTGCGGCGCCCGACGCCGAAGACCTGAATGCCATTTTCCGCACCGCCCATTCGATCAAGGGCGGCGCATCGACGTTCGGCCTCTCCGACATGAGCGAGGTCACGCACATCCTCGAGTCGCTGCTCGACCGTATCCGCCAGGGCCAGATGGCTCTGACGGCGGAACACGTCGACGCCTTTTTGGCGGCCAAGGATATCCTCAAGATGCAGCTCGACGGCCATCGCCTGGGCAGCGCCGTCGACCAGGATGCCGTGGCCAATGTGCGCATGATGCTGCAGTCGTTTTCGCAGGATGTGCCCGTGGCCGCCCTCACGCCTGTCGCGCCAGCCTTCCATACGGCGGAAAAGGCCGCCGTCAGCCATGCCGGCGGCCATCGCATCCGCCTGGAACTGCCGGCCATGGAGCCGCGCGAAGTCGATGCGCTGGCGGCCGAACTGGGCTTGCTGGGCGACGTTGCCGTGTCGACCTTGCCCGACGCGCGCAAGGTGCTGGAAGTGACGACGCATGAAAGCCTGGACGATATCCTGGCCATCTGCTCGTTCGTGCTCAACCCGGACGACATGGTGATCACGCAGGCGCCGCCACTGGCGCCAGGCGAAGCCGATGCGGTCCGCGCGGCGCAGGAAAAAGCCCAGGGCTACGGCTTCTTCGACCCGCTGCCAGGCGCGCCTGGTGCGCAGGGTCAAGCCGATCCTGGCTATGGCTTCTTCCAGCCGCTCGAGGATATCCGCGCCGCCGCCGGCGTGCAGAGCGACGCCGAACAGGGCTATGGTTTTTTCCAGCCCCTGGAGCAGATTCGCGCCGACGCGGCCAAGGCGGGCAACGCCAGCGCTGCCGCCGCGCCGGTCGTGGCCAGCGCCGTGGCCGAAGCGGAGCAGGAAAAGAAACCGGCCAAGAAAGAGGGCGACAAGGCCGGCGCCGAATCGTCGTCGATCCGCGTCTCGATCGAGAAAGTCGACCAGCTGATCAACCTGGTGGGCGAACTGGTGATCACGCAGGCGATGATCGAGCAGCGCGCCAGCGCGCTCGACCCGATGCTGCATGAAAAGCTGCTCGACAGCGTCAGCCACCTGACGCGCAATACGCGCGACTTGCAGGAAGCGGTGATGTCGATCCGCATGATGCCGATGGATTTCGTCTTTTCGCGCTTCCCGCGCATGGTGCGCGACCTGGCCACGAAACTGGGCAAGAAGGTCGATTTCATCACGAACGGCGCCGCCACGGAACTGGACAAGGGCCTCATCGAGCGCATCGTCGACCCGCTCACGCACCTGGTGCGCAACAGCATCGACCATGGCGTGGAAATGCCGGCCGCCCGCGTGGCCGCCGGCAAGACCGAGGCGGGCCGTTTGTTCCTCTCGGCCAGCCACCAGGGCGGCAACATCATCATCGAAGTGTCCGATGACGGCGCGGGATTGAACCGCGAGCGCATCCTGGCCAAGGCCGCGCAGCAGGGCCTGGACGTATCCGAGACGATGAGCGACGCCGACGTGTGGCAGCTGATCTTCGCGCCCGGCTTTTCCACCGCCGAAGCGGTCACCGACGTGTCGGGCCGCGGCGTGGGCATGGATGTCGTCAAGCGCAATATCAGCGCCATGGGCGGCGTCGTCGACATCCGTTCGGCGAAGGGCTTCGGCACGACGATTTCCATCTCGCTGCCGCTGACCCTGGCCATCCTGGACGGCATGTCGATCAGAGTCGGTGACGAAGTGTATATTTTGCCGCTGGGCTTTGTCATCGAATCCCTGCAGCCGGCCGTTGAGGATATCAAGGACATCAGCGGTAAAGGCCAGGTGGTGAAGGTGCGCGGCGAATACCTGCCTTTGATTCCGCTGTACCAGATGTTCGACATCGCGCCGCGCTTTACCAGTCCCTCGGAAGGCATCTGTGTGATCCTCGAGACGGAAGGGCGCAAGGCGGCCCTGTTCGTCGACGACCTGGTGGGGCAGCAGCAAGTCGTGGTGAAAAACCTCGAATCGAATTACCGCAAGGTGGTGGGCATTTCCGGCGCCACCATCCTGGGCGATGGCGGTGTGTCGCTGATTCTCGATGTCGCCGCCCTGATCCGTTCCTCTCGCCAGCTGGCCGACGAGTCCATTTTTTCGTAA
- a CDS encoding SDR family oxidoreductase: MNTTSTPARVAIVTGASRGIGAAIARRLARDGMQVVINYASGKDAADELVAAIVAGGGAAIAVQANVADAGEVQALFDAAEAAFGGVDVLVNNAGIMPPMLPALADTDDATFDSLFAINVKGSFNTMRQAATRLRHGGSVVNFSTSVIGLALPGYAVYGATKAAIETMTNIFAKELRGKNITVNAVAPGPTATALFLNGKTEDTIQRMGKMAPLERLGTPDDIAAAVAFLAGPDGRWVNGQTLRANGGLV, translated from the coding sequence ATGAACACCACATCCACCCCCGCCAGGGTCGCCATCGTCACAGGTGCCTCGCGCGGCATCGGTGCGGCCATCGCCCGCCGCCTGGCACGCGACGGCATGCAGGTCGTCATCAATTACGCCAGCGGCAAGGATGCGGCGGATGAGCTGGTGGCGGCCATCGTGGCCGGCGGCGGCGCCGCCATCGCCGTCCAGGCCAACGTGGCTGACGCGGGCGAGGTGCAAGCGCTGTTCGATGCGGCAGAAGCAGCCTTTGGCGGCGTCGACGTACTGGTCAACAACGCCGGCATCATGCCGCCCATGCTGCCGGCCCTGGCCGACACGGACGACGCCACCTTCGACAGCCTGTTCGCCATCAACGTCAAGGGCAGCTTCAACACCATGCGCCAGGCGGCGACGCGCTTGCGCCACGGTGGCAGCGTGGTCAACTTCTCCACCAGCGTGATTGGCCTGGCCCTGCCCGGCTATGCCGTCTACGGCGCCACCAAGGCGGCCATCGAGACGATGACGAATATCTTTGCCAAGGAATTACGCGGCAAGAACATCACCGTCAATGCCGTCGCCCCCGGCCCCACGGCCACTGCCCTGTTCTTGAACGGCAAGACGGAAGACACGATACAGCGCATGGGCAAGATGGCGCCCCTGGAACGCCTGGGCACGCCGGACGATATCGCCGCCGCCGTGGCCTTCCTGGCAGGACCGGATGGCCGCTGGGTGAATGGCCAAACGTTACGCGCGAATGGTGGCCTGGTCTGA
- a CDS encoding GNAT family N-acetyltransferase yields MNIVVREATNADAQLMAELTRAAWAGKVAASSSGHHETAQQVEEQLRHGGGFLLLIDDIPAGSLRWMPLDSDPAIWKISRMGVLPAYRGSHVSQHLLEAIIHHGLSCQAEELRLAVRRDQRKLIDFYAAFEFDLAEELEYSHANPAEPAPMVMRRLLRY; encoded by the coding sequence ATGAATATCGTGGTGCGCGAAGCAACGAATGCCGATGCACAGCTGATGGCCGAGCTGACCCGCGCCGCGTGGGCCGGCAAGGTGGCCGCCTCGTCCAGTGGACACCACGAGACGGCGCAGCAGGTGGAAGAGCAATTGCGCCACGGCGGCGGTTTTCTGTTGCTGATCGACGACATTCCCGCCGGTTCGCTGCGCTGGATGCCGCTCGACAGCGACCCCGCCATCTGGAAGATTTCGCGCATGGGCGTGCTGCCCGCCTACCGGGGCAGCCACGTTTCGCAGCACTTGCTGGAAGCCATCATTCATCACGGACTGTCGTGCCAGGCCGAGGAATTGCGCCTGGCCGTGCGGCGCGACCAGCGCAAGCTGATCGATTTTTATGCGGCCTTCGAATTCGACCTGGCCGAAGAACTGGAATATTCGCACGCCAACCCCGCCGAACCGGCGCCGATGGTGATGCGGCGTTTGTTGCGTTATTGA
- the panC gene encoding pantoate--beta-alanine ligase: MKIISDIEELRDQLSGQLRTAFVPTMGNLHEGHLSLMRLARKHGDPVVASIFVNRLQFGPNEDFEKYPRTMAADIAKLEKEGVYVLFAPTEKELYPEPQEYRVRPPDDLGNTLEGEFRPGFFEGVCTVVTKLFSCVGPRVAVFGKKDYQQLMIIRNMARQFALPTEIIAAETYRADDGLALSSRNMYLSESERAEAPELFKGLNFVAEEVRKGNLAVAELEQASMQLLNSRGWKSDYIAVRKRANLQAPNAAELAAGEPLVVLAAAKLGQTRLIDNLEI, translated from the coding sequence ATGAAAATTATTTCCGACATCGAAGAATTGCGCGACCAGCTCAGCGGACAGCTGCGCACGGCGTTCGTCCCCACCATGGGCAACCTGCACGAAGGCCATCTGTCATTGATGCGTCTGGCGCGCAAGCATGGCGACCCCGTCGTCGCCTCGATCTTCGTGAACCGCCTGCAATTCGGCCCGAACGAAGACTTCGAGAAATATCCGCGCACCATGGCGGCCGACATCGCCAAGCTGGAAAAGGAAGGTGTGTACGTGCTGTTCGCGCCGACGGAAAAGGAACTGTACCCGGAGCCGCAGGAATACCGCGTGCGTCCGCCCGATGACCTGGGCAATACCCTGGAAGGCGAATTCCGTCCCGGCTTCTTCGAAGGCGTGTGCACGGTCGTCACCAAGCTGTTCTCGTGCGTGGGTCCGCGCGTGGCCGTATTCGGCAAGAAGGATTACCAGCAACTGATGATCATCCGCAACATGGCGCGCCAGTTCGCGCTGCCGACGGAAATCATCGCTGCCGAAACCTACCGCGCAGACGATGGCCTGGCCTTATCGTCGCGCAATATGTACTTGTCGGAAAGTGAACGGGCGGAAGCGCCGGAACTGTTCAAGGGCCTTAATTTCGTCGCCGAGGAAGTGCGCAAGGGTAACTTGGCCGTCGCTGAACTGGAACAGGCCAGCATGCAGCTATTGAACAGCCGCGGCTGGAAATCGGACTACATCGCCGTGCGCAAGCGCGCCAACCTGCAGGCGCCAAACGCCGCCGAACTGGCCGCCGGTGAACCACTGGTGGTGCTGGCTGCCGCCAAGCTGGGCCAGACCAGACTCATCGACAACCTGGAAATTTAA
- a CDS encoding chemotaxis protein CheW: MSDTQQTSGSNAGDGKDIAGREFLAFTLGSEEYGIDILKVQEIRGYEAVTRIANAPEFIKGVINLRGIIIPVVDMRIKFNLGTPVYDQFTVVIILNIGGRIVGMVVDSVSDVTTLTPEQVKPAPEMGTAFSTDYMIGLGTIDERMLILVDIDKLMSSSEMGLIDKLAA; encoded by the coding sequence ATGTCAGATACTCAACAAACATCCGGAAGCAATGCGGGCGATGGCAAGGACATCGCCGGCCGTGAATTCCTGGCCTTTACGCTGGGCTCCGAAGAGTACGGCATCGATATCCTGAAGGTCCAGGAAATCCGTGGTTACGAAGCGGTCACCCGCATCGCCAACGCGCCTGAATTCATCAAGGGCGTGATCAACTTGCGCGGCATCATCATCCCCGTGGTCGACATGCGCATCAAGTTCAACCTGGGCACGCCCGTGTACGACCAGTTCACGGTGGTGATCATCCTGAACATCGGCGGCCGCATCGTCGGCATGGTGGTCGACAGCGTTTCCGACGTCACCACCCTGACGCCGGAGCAGGTCAAGCCGGCGCCGGAAATGGGCACCGCCTTCTCGACCGACTACATGATCGGCCTGGGCACCATCGACGAGCGCATGCTGATCCTGGTCGACATCGACAAGCTGATGTCGAGCAGCGAGATGGGCCTGATCGACAAGCTGGCGGCGTAA